The following coding sequences lie in one Zingiber officinale cultivar Zhangliang chromosome 2B, Zo_v1.1, whole genome shotgun sequence genomic window:
- the LOC122046300 gene encoding protein CHUP1, chloroplastic-like: protein MKQELRVPHAARTRVVSRAKDPPITDTDHGTSPGLKARPKSTALDASTANLARRRSPQFNNKLRPATNGLSAPKVVEQFARLGRREDASCKGSADGVNGKIKELESRLGESEKLVRELQQEVTELKTEIEKLQVKNVELESQNKKLEQDLIAAEANIKMMEKNDQVELDGKSKFRDLLELVQKNSKNSAEMEEVQQNVVIKMPIPTLSPSKGSSHGPPPLPPPPPHSLPHSASGRATVSKASALVQLYHSLTKQGSASNGGSASPISGFAHRGIVGELQHRSAHLLAIKADVETKGPLIKHLIQKVLWSSFTSMEDVLAFVDWLDGELSTLADERAVLKHFDWPEKRADALREAAVEFRGLKQLEAHVHSLKDDSSLSCEVALKKISNLLDKFEQGVDRLIKLRNANMMLYKECKIPTDWMLDSGMVNQMKQSSVKLARLYLSRATMELKVFQHSERQSAQEALLLQGVKFAYRTHQFAGVLDSELMITIEDLKKRVESQSRRSQ, encoded by the exons ATGAAGCAAGAGCTCCGAGTTCCACATGCAGCCAGAACCAGAGTTGTCTCAAGAGCGAAGGATCCTCCAATAACAGATACAGATCATGGGACCTCTCCAGGGTTGAAGGCGAGGCCAAAATCTACTGCCTTGGATGCGAGCACCGCAAACTTGGCTAGAAGAAGATCTCCTCAGTTCAACAACAAGCTCAGGCCAGCCACTAATGGTTTAAGTGCCCCAAAAGTGGTGGAGCAGTTTGCTCGCTTGGGGAGGAGGGAAGACGCCAGTTGCAAGGGGTCTGCGGATGGAGTCAATGGAAAGATCAAGGAATTGGAGAGTAGACTTGGTGAGAGTGAGAAATTGGTGAGGGAGTTACAGCAGGAAGTGACCGAATTGAAGACTGAGATAGAGAAGTTGCAGGTGAAGAATGTTGAGTTGGAGTCACAGAACAAGAAGCTGGAGCAAGATCTTATTGCAGCTGAAGCAAATATCAAGATGATGGAGAAGAATGATCAG GTGGAATTGGATGGCAAATCTAAGTTCAGAGATCTATTAGAGCTTGTTCAGAAAAACTCAAAGAATTCTGCAGAAATGGAGGAAGTTCAACAAAATGTAGTGATTAAGATGCCTATTCCAACTTTGTCACCTTCCAAAGGTTCTTCCCATGGGCCACCTCcactgccgccgccgccgcctcattCTCTTCCTCACAGTGCTTCAGGAAGAGCCACAGTGAGCAAGGCTTCTGCTCTAGTCCAACTATACCATTCACTGACAAAGCAAGGTTCGGCAAGCAATGGGGGTTCTGCCAGTCCTATCTCTGGTTTTGCACATAGAGGAATTGTTGGAGAACTTCAACATCGATCAGCTCATCTATTAGCG ATCAAAGCAGATGTGGAAACAAAAGGGCCGCTCATCAAACATCTTATACAGAAGGTGCTCTGGTCATCTTTCACCAGTATGGAAGATGTCCTAGCTTTTGTTGATTGGCTTGATGGAGAACTCTCCACCCTG GCTGATGAGAGAGCTGTGCTGAAGCATTTCGATTGGCCTGAGAAGAGAGCTGATGCATTGCGTGAAGCTGCTGTTGAATTCCGTGGTCTCAAACAACTTGAAGCCCATGTTCATTCTTTAAAGGATGATTCTTCCTTATCATGTGAGGTGGCACTAAAGAAGATATCAAACTTACTAGATAA GTTCGAGCAAGGCGTTGATAGATTGATCAAGTTGAGGAATGCAAATATGATGCTGTACAAGGAGTGCAAAATTCCAACTGATTGGATGCTAGATTCTGGTATGGTTAACCAG ATGAAGCAGAGCTCTGTGAAGCTTGCGAGACTCTATTTGAGTAGAGCGACAATGGAGCTCAAAGTATTTCAGCACTCCGAGCGGCAATCTGCACAAGAGGCACTTCTTCTTCAAGGGGTGAAATTTGCTTATAGAACACACCAG TTTGCCGGAGTGCTCGACTCTGAGCTGATGATCACCATTGAGGACTTGAAGAAAAGGGTTGAATCACAGAGTAGAAGATCACAATAG